GCGTCCTTTCCTACAATATCGTTGCTTCTTTGCCCCACTTTTTCGCCTTCCCTTCGCTCTCATTTCAGCCATAAATGCCCTTTCTTTGGAGCATGAATTGATGTGAGGAAGAGCATTTTTGCGTTTTTCCCTTTGGAAATCTATAAAACCACTTTGATATCAGTTCTTTTGCTTCTTTATATAGAAGAGTAAAAATATCGAACACAGCTATCCTAAGTATGTTTTATATCATTATCCTTTGCATAGTTTCTTCCTTTAATATTGCTCTGTTTGGGGCGGTAAGCATTATTTACATAATCAGCTTTTATACTCATTTCCTTGTATAAAAGGTAAAATCCCTAGGTAAGTCTTTTTCTACATTTTTGTGTTAATATTTATAATAAAATGTAGATGTTTCGCAATTATTTTGTACCTTTGAAGGCAATTCTGCTATAAAAAGCAGGCTATAAATATAAAATTTAATATATAAGGAAATGACAGAACAGCAAAAACAAGCAATTATAGAAAGTGGAAAGCAATATTTCCGTTCTATTATCATTCCTAATCATTTGAAGAATCTGAATAAGCTTCATCTGAGTAGCTTTGATATAAATCCGTTTCTAATCAACTATCTTGCAGCATTCTTATGTGGCAATACTCAACCAACTAGTTTGGCAAAGGCTCTAGTTTATCCACATATATTTGATAAGGTTATTGATGCAAGTAGCGAACAAGATGTTCAGTCATTAGTTTCCCTGCTTCAGGAAGTTACCGGAGGAGCATCCAATTTTGATGGTATTGATTTCGAATTTGTTGATGCTGTTGACGGTCGCCGTAAATTCTGTCAGTTCAAGGCTGGAGTCAAAACGATAAACAAGGATGATATTGCCTCTGTTCTCTGTCATTTCAAACCTCTTATAAGCCAGCCAAGTTCAGACTTACAGTTTGAGGATCTCGTAGTTGGAGTTTTATATGGTGAGAAAGATAATCTTTCTGATTATTATAAGGCGATAGCTACACATTATCCAGTGTTGTGCGGTTCAGATTTTTGGCAGCATTTTACGGGAGACAAGAACTTTTATGCTCGTCTGCTCAAGGCAATGGGAGAAGTTCTTGATGAAGGAGATTTTGATGGGAGCGAACTCATACAGAAATCAGTAGAGGAGATAGCAGAAGAAATCAGGCAGATATGTGCAAGGGGAATCTGATCATTCCGTTGAATAATGTGATAAAATTACCCACTTTCTCTTTTTTTGTGTTAACATATATAATAAAATGTAGTTATTTCGTTTTTATTTTGTAACTTTGGGACAATTTTGCATTTAATGTGCAAATAAAATAATAAAAATATGATAGAACAGATTAAAAATAATCAAAAATATGCTTCAAAAGCATCGTGTGGTTTTGAAGAAATGAAATGTGTAGATCCTGATAGTCTCAGATTTG
This Segatella copri DSM 18205 DNA region includes the following protein-coding sequences:
- a CDS encoding PmeII family type II restriction endonuclease, producing MTEQQKQAIIESGKQYFRSIIIPNHLKNLNKLHLSSFDINPFLINYLAAFLCGNTQPTSLAKALVYPHIFDKVIDASSEQDVQSLVSLLQEVTGGASNFDGIDFEFVDAVDGRRKFCQFKAGVKTINKDDIASVLCHFKPLISQPSSDLQFEDLVVGVLYGEKDNLSDYYKAIATHYPVLCGSDFWQHFTGDKNFYARLLKAMGEVLDEGDFDGSELIQKSVEEIAEEIRQICARGI